A genomic window from Heterodontus francisci isolate sHetFra1 chromosome 36, sHetFra1.hap1, whole genome shotgun sequence includes:
- the LOC137351437 gene encoding gap junction beta-1 protein-like, protein MEQALALLSGTGSHVSSCTRNGLASFFAIRLFAVIISTNTVWEDDLQDLTCNSTQVGCHHQCYTELSPLSPFTLFTLQIVCIFTLALANSLYNGGSPRQLRHNFKISFPSMLGKIFIEAIFLFWHHMLYPNVLRQRTFKCAITPCEKTVFCTMLKSQQKNVFVMFMYTCSFASLLIGVRDVFFSW, encoded by the coding sequence ATGGAGCAGGCCTTGGCTTTGCTGAGTGGCACTGGATCCCATGTCTCCTCTTGCACCAGAAACGGTTTGGCCTCATTCTTCGCCATTCGTCTCTTCGCAGTTATCATCAGCACAAATACCGTTTGGGAAGATGACCTTCAAGATCTGACCTGTAATTCCACCCAGGTGGGCTGTCACCACCAATGCTATACCGAACTTTCACCTTTGTCACCCTTTACTTTGTTCACACTGCAAATTGTATGCATTTTCACCCTAGCGCTGGCAAACTCTTTGTATAACGGAGGCAGCCCGAGACAGTTGAGGCACAACTTTAAAATCAGCTTTCCCAGCATGCTTGGCAAAATATTTATTGAAGCAATCTTCCTTTTTTGGCATCATATGCTGTACCCAAATGTACTGAGACAACGCACATTTAAATGTGCTATAACTCCCTGTGAGAAGACAGTCTTCTGCACTATGCTGAAAAGtcagcagaaaaatgtgtttgtgatGTTCATGTACACTTGTTCATTTGCATCTCTATTGATAGGGGTAAGAGATGTATTCTTCAGTTGGTAA